A portion of the Collinsella aerofaciens genome contains these proteins:
- a CDS encoding peptide chain release factor 3, translated as MASLSDEISSRRTFAIISHPDAGKTTLTEKLLLYTGSIQTAGSVKGKSSAKHAVSDWMDIEKERGISVTSSVLQFTYNGACVNILDTPGHQDFSEDTYRTLMAADAAVMVIDGAKGVEAQTKKLFKVCTLRHIPIFTFVNKLDHEARDPFELMEEIENVLGINTYPMNWPIGSGRNFRGVFDRQTRRVIAFEGDGHANATKKVAEVEAELGDPAMDELIGEENHKNLMDDIELLDGAGDELDLDAVACGKLSPAFFGSALTNFGVEPFLKEFLRLAPTPRAYTDTLTSEPVDPCRDDFSGFVFKIQANMDKNHRDRIAFVRICSGKFERGMDAFHVQGNRKLKLATGTSMMADDRAIVDEAYAGDIVGLFDPGIFSIGDTVCSGKRHVQYPQIPTFAPEMFARITQVDTLKRKQFVKGMEELAQEGAIQIFRELGAGMESVIVGVVGVLQFEVLERRLKAEYRVEVRRQPLPYTDIRWIQNDPDTIDIPGLSLTRDTLRVEDMRGGKLLLFTSPWNVDWATDHNPDLILSEFGNVAF; from the coding sequence ATGGCAAGCCTGTCGGATGAAATCTCGTCGCGCCGCACATTCGCGATCATCAGCCACCCGGACGCCGGTAAGACCACGCTTACCGAGAAGCTGCTGCTCTATACCGGCAGCATCCAGACTGCCGGCTCGGTCAAGGGCAAGAGCTCGGCCAAGCACGCCGTCTCGGACTGGATGGACATCGAGAAGGAGCGCGGCATTTCCGTTACCTCCTCGGTGCTGCAGTTCACCTATAATGGCGCCTGCGTCAACATCCTCGATACCCCCGGCCACCAGGACTTCTCGGAGGATACCTACCGTACCCTTATGGCCGCCGACGCCGCAGTCATGGTCATCGACGGCGCTAAGGGCGTCGAGGCCCAGACCAAAAAGCTCTTTAAGGTCTGCACACTGCGTCACATTCCCATCTTCACCTTTGTGAACAAGCTCGACCACGAGGCTCGCGATCCGTTTGAGCTCATGGAAGAGATCGAGAATGTCCTGGGTATCAATACGTATCCCATGAATTGGCCGATCGGCAGCGGCCGCAACTTCCGCGGCGTGTTCGATCGTCAGACCCGTCGCGTTATCGCCTTTGAGGGCGATGGTCACGCCAACGCCACCAAGAAGGTCGCCGAGGTCGAGGCCGAGCTGGGCGACCCCGCCATGGACGAGCTTATCGGCGAGGAAAACCACAAGAACCTGATGGACGATATCGAGCTGCTCGATGGCGCCGGCGACGAGCTCGACTTGGATGCTGTGGCCTGCGGCAAGCTGAGCCCGGCGTTCTTTGGCTCGGCGCTCACCAACTTTGGCGTGGAGCCCTTCCTCAAGGAGTTCCTGCGTCTGGCCCCGACGCCGCGCGCCTATACCGATACGCTCACCAGCGAGCCGGTCGACCCCTGCCGCGACGACTTTAGCGGCTTTGTGTTTAAGATCCAGGCCAACATGGACAAGAACCACCGTGACCGTATCGCCTTTGTGCGCATTTGTTCGGGCAAGTTCGAGCGTGGCATGGACGCCTTTCACGTGCAGGGCAACCGCAAACTCAAGCTTGCCACGGGCACGTCGATGATGGCCGACGACCGCGCCATCGTGGACGAGGCGTACGCGGGCGATATCGTGGGCCTGTTCGATCCGGGTATCTTTAGCATCGGCGACACCGTGTGCTCCGGCAAGCGCCACGTGCAGTATCCGCAGATCCCGACGTTTGCTCCCGAGATGTTCGCTCGCATTACGCAGGTCGACACGCTCAAGCGCAAGCAGTTTGTGAAGGGTATGGAGGAGCTTGCCCAGGAGGGTGCCATCCAGATCTTCCGCGAGCTGGGTGCCGGCATGGAGAGCGTCATCGTGGGCGTGGTCGGCGTGCTGCAGTTTGAGGTGCTCGAGCGCCGTCTTAAGGCCGAGTACCGTGTTGAGGTCCGTCGCCAGCCGCTGCCCTATACGGACATCCGCTGGATCCAGAACGACCCCGACACCATCGATATCCCGGGCCTTTCGCTCACGCGCGACACCCTGCGCGTCGAGGACATGCGCGGCGGTAAGCTGCTGCTGTTCACGAGCCCGTGGAACGTGGACTGGGCAACCGACCACAATCCCGACCTGATCCTGTCGGAGTTTGGCAACGTAGCGTTTTAA
- a CDS encoding VUT family protein, translated as MIKKVMEDYKVLLRSIPAATVSLFFVSVIMMNLLANKELISLPYLALDCGFVVSWVSFLCQDMICKRFGAKASIKISILALLVNLAVSLCFWACSLTPGMWGAYYDTGMIEVNTALNATIGGTWYVVLGSSLAMLVSAVVNSTLNQSLGRMLKKNNFASFAFRSYVSTGVGQFIDNLVFAIVVSHTFFGWTWVQVLMCSLTGAVAELLCEVFLSPVGYKVVRGWERENVGAEYLERHATA; from the coding sequence ATGATCAAGAAGGTCATGGAGGACTATAAGGTCCTGTTGCGGAGCATTCCCGCGGCAACGGTTTCGCTGTTTTTCGTGAGCGTCATCATGATGAACCTGCTGGCCAACAAAGAACTTATCAGCCTGCCGTATCTGGCGCTCGACTGCGGCTTTGTGGTGAGCTGGGTTTCGTTTTTGTGCCAGGACATGATCTGTAAGCGCTTTGGCGCCAAGGCATCCATCAAAATCTCTATCCTCGCGTTGCTGGTCAACCTGGCCGTGAGCCTGTGCTTTTGGGCGTGCTCGCTCACGCCCGGCATGTGGGGCGCTTACTACGACACGGGCATGATCGAGGTCAACACTGCCCTTAACGCCACCATCGGCGGCACCTGGTACGTGGTGCTGGGCTCTTCGTTGGCAATGCTCGTTTCTGCCGTGGTTAACTCCACGCTCAACCAGTCGCTCGGCCGTATGCTCAAAAAGAATAACTTTGCGAGCTTTGCCTTCCGCTCCTATGTGTCCACGGGCGTTGGCCAGTTTATCGACAACCTGGTCTTTGCCATTGTGGTGAGCCATACGTTCTTTGGTTGGACCTGGGTGCAGGTCCTTATGTGCTCGCTGACCGGCGCTGTTGCCGAGCTGCTGTGCGAGGTCTTCCTGAGCCCCGTGGGCTACAAGGTCGTGCGCGGCTGGGAGCGCGAGAATGTGGGCGCCGAGTACCTCGAGCGCCACGCAACCGCCTAA
- a CDS encoding SDR family NAD(P)-dependent oxidoreductase — MRVLITGASGGIGAACVQRFLDEGHEVVGFDLLPAAVEHERYRHLIVDVREPNSFPGDLEPQVIVNVAGTQDSADDIAANLCGTINVTERYAFVGEGLAAKPAPTIKSVVNVGSASGHTGSEFPAYAASKGGVIAYTKNLANRLAPQAIANSVDPGGVITPLNRCVMEDEHLWNQIMELTPLKRWATAQEIAEWIYFVGVTNRFMTGQSLLIDGGEAGRTQFIWPE; from the coding sequence ATGCGGGTTTTGATCACGGGCGCTTCGGGCGGTATCGGAGCCGCGTGCGTGCAGCGCTTTTTGGACGAGGGCCACGAGGTCGTGGGCTTTGACCTGCTGCCGGCGGCGGTCGAGCACGAGCGCTACCGCCATCTGATCGTTGATGTACGCGAGCCTAACTCGTTTCCAGGCGACCTTGAGCCTCAGGTAATCGTGAACGTTGCCGGTACGCAGGATTCGGCCGACGATATCGCCGCCAACCTGTGTGGCACCATCAACGTGACCGAGCGCTACGCCTTTGTGGGAGAGGGGCTTGCCGCCAAGCCGGCGCCGACTATCAAATCCGTGGTCAATGTGGGGTCCGCGAGCGGACATACGGGATCGGAGTTTCCCGCCTATGCCGCCAGCAAGGGCGGCGTTATCGCCTACACCAAGAACCTTGCAAACCGCCTGGCACCGCAGGCCATCGCCAACAGTGTGGACCCGGGCGGCGTTATCACGCCGCTCAACCGTTGCGTGATGGAAGACGAGCACCTGTGGAACCAGATTATGGAGCTCACGCCGCTTAAGCGCTGGGCCACCGCCCAAGAGATCGCCGAGTGGATTTACTTTGTGGGCGTGACCAACCGGTTTATGACCGGGCAGAGCCTGCTGATCGATGGCGGCGAGGCCGGCCGCACACAATTTATTTGGCCCGAATAG
- a CDS encoding uracil-DNA glycosylase, with protein sequence MDTATRDRNIATWLGDAPQPVRDTTNQLLERIALLRAEQTIYPAQDDILNALAYTPADQAKVVILGQDPYHGPNQAMGLSFSVPATQTKLPPSLRNIYKELNADLGCPIPATGDLTPWAQQGVLLLNTTLTVREHAANSHAKLGWSTLTDYVIERCCQLPQPVVFLAWGRFAQQMVEGKLAATGAGKATGKFCLASTHPSPLSANRATAELPAFMGSCPFSAANRLLEQHGSTPVNWTCLG encoded by the coding sequence ATGGACACCGCAACCCGCGACCGCAACATAGCAACTTGGTTGGGCGATGCGCCGCAGCCGGTACGTGACACTACGAACCAGCTGCTCGAGCGCATCGCCCTTTTACGTGCCGAGCAGACTATCTACCCGGCACAAGACGACATCCTCAATGCCCTCGCCTACACGCCGGCAGACCAAGCCAAAGTTGTCATCTTGGGTCAAGACCCCTATCACGGACCCAACCAGGCCATGGGGCTTTCGTTCTCGGTCCCCGCGACGCAAACCAAACTGCCGCCGAGCCTGCGCAACATCTATAAGGAGCTCAATGCCGACCTGGGCTGCCCCATTCCCGCCACGGGAGACCTAACCCCATGGGCACAGCAGGGCGTCTTGCTCCTCAACACTACGCTCACCGTGCGTGAGCATGCCGCGAATTCGCACGCCAAACTGGGCTGGAGCACGCTCACCGACTACGTTATCGAACGCTGCTGTCAGCTGCCCCAACCGGTCGTCTTTTTGGCATGGGGCCGCTTTGCCCAGCAGATGGTCGAAGGCAAGCTCGCCGCGACCGGCGCGGGAAAGGCAACCGGCAAGTTCTGTCTGGCCTCTACGCACCCCTCGCCGCTTTCGGCAAACCGTGCCACGGCAGAACTCCCCGCTTTTATGGGGTCGTGCCCCTTCTCCGCTGCCAATCGGCTACTCGAACAGCACGGCTCGACCCCCGTCAACTGGACTTGCCTCGGCTAA
- a CDS encoding DMT family transporter: MDRKKAIALSFSVPVAWGFSYPLMKIGMDSMNATSIVALRCIIAFVACLLLFHRRAFRINRDLMVRAAIIGAIMATELTCMCLGSSLTSASTAGFLQSLTVVIVPFANAALLRRAPERKVLVGTAIVTCGMLPLSGADFTSLNPGALIMLLSAFVYAGHIIVAKRFVEDVDPLALGVWQLGFGGLFSGIAAFLFGGFTLPGTPGEVVVVVALALICSAYGFITQTLVQPHVPAETTGFAFSLEPVCSAVFSFFLVGEVLSPIAFFGAALILTGVMVATVELPRLREHGQARMAGAPERVS; this comes from the coding sequence ATGGATCGCAAAAAAGCAATCGCGCTCTCATTTTCCGTTCCCGTCGCATGGGGCTTTTCGTACCCCCTCATGAAGATCGGCATGGACAGCATGAACGCCACGAGCATCGTTGCGCTGCGCTGCATCATCGCCTTTGTGGCCTGCCTGCTGCTCTTCCACAGGCGCGCTTTCCGCATCAATCGCGACCTGATGGTTCGCGCCGCCATCATCGGCGCCATTATGGCAACCGAGCTCACCTGCATGTGCCTGGGCTCTAGCCTCACCTCCGCCTCCACCGCCGGCTTTTTGCAGAGCCTGACGGTCGTGATCGTGCCGTTTGCCAACGCCGCCTTGCTGCGTCGCGCCCCCGAGCGCAAGGTGCTCGTCGGCACCGCCATCGTCACCTGCGGTATGTTGCCGCTCTCGGGCGCCGACTTTACCAGCCTGAACCCGGGCGCGCTCATCATGCTGCTCTCCGCTTTTGTCTATGCCGGACACATCATTGTCGCCAAGCGCTTTGTCGAAGATGTCGACCCACTGGCTCTGGGCGTTTGGCAGCTGGGCTTTGGCGGCCTGTTCTCGGGCATCGCCGCGTTCCTCTTTGGCGGTTTCACGCTTCCCGGCACGCCGGGCGAGGTCGTAGTCGTCGTTGCCCTCGCACTCATCTGCTCTGCCTATGGCTTTATCACCCAGACACTCGTGCAGCCCCACGTGCCTGCCGAGACCACCGGCTTCGCCTTCTCGCTCGAGCCGGTCTGCTCTGCCGTCTTCTCGTTCTTCCTGGTCGGCGAGGTCCTGAGCCCCATCGCCTTCTTTGGCGCCGCCCTCATCCTCACCGGTGTCATGGTGGCAACCGTCGAGCTTCCGCGCCTCCGTGAACATGGACAGGCCCGTATGGCAGGAGCGCCCGAGCGCGTCTCGTAG
- a CDS encoding LysR family transcriptional regulator, which translates to MASRYQIVCMVVDRGSLKGAADELGYTQSAVSQAVKALERELGTTLIERGKQGVSLTRDGKQYLPYLRQIVTAEAELEGKRQELMGLSSTDIRIATFTNVSRTVLPRVIRDFGALHPGVHFTLKQGDYTRNAQWVHDGVVDFCFTARGFTAGLEKRVVYHDELVALLPAAHPLAAKEKVTLADLASEPFVLLDEGEQSLVLDAFAAYGLSPHVTSEVTDDYTIMAMVEEGLGVSMLYRRTVEGMRADIRVRPIVHAPSRDVVAAWRSWDTMPIATRRFIDYMSSHIVN; encoded by the coding sequence ATGGCATCGCGGTATCAGATTGTTTGTATGGTGGTCGATCGCGGCAGCCTGAAGGGCGCGGCCGACGAGCTGGGCTATACGCAAAGCGCGGTGAGCCAGGCCGTCAAGGCGCTCGAGCGCGAGCTGGGCACCACGCTTATCGAGCGCGGTAAGCAAGGTGTCTCGCTTACGCGCGACGGCAAGCAGTACCTGCCGTATCTGCGCCAAATCGTAACTGCCGAGGCCGAGCTTGAGGGCAAGCGCCAGGAGCTGATGGGGCTTTCCTCGACTGATATTCGTATCGCGACGTTTACCAATGTGAGTCGTACCGTACTGCCGCGTGTGATCCGCGACTTTGGGGCTCTGCATCCGGGCGTGCACTTTACCCTCAAGCAGGGCGATTACACGCGCAACGCCCAGTGGGTGCACGACGGCGTGGTTGACTTTTGCTTTACGGCGCGCGGATTTACCGCCGGGCTCGAGAAGCGCGTGGTCTATCACGACGAGTTGGTTGCGCTGTTGCCGGCCGCGCATCCGCTGGCGGCAAAGGAAAAGGTAACGCTCGCCGACCTAGCGTCCGAGCCGTTTGTGCTGCTGGACGAGGGCGAGCAGAGCCTGGTGCTCGATGCATTCGCGGCGTACGGGCTGTCGCCGCACGTGACGAGTGAGGTTACCGACGACTACACCATCATGGCGATGGTGGAGGAGGGCCTAGGCGTGAGCATGCTGTATCGCCGTACCGTCGAGGGCATGCGGGCCGATATTCGCGTACGTCCCATCGTGCATGCTCCCTCGCGCGACGTGGTGGCAGCTTGGCGCAGCTGGGACACCATGCCTATCGCCACGAGGCGTTTTATCGACTATATGAGCTCGCATATTGTCAATTAA